A part of Lacerta agilis isolate rLacAgi1 chromosome 7, rLacAgi1.pri, whole genome shotgun sequence genomic DNA contains:
- the FSBP gene encoding fibrinogen silencer-binding protein, whose product MVGKARSSNFTLSEKLDLLKLVKPYVKILEEHTNKHSVIVEKNKCWDIIADNYNAIGADRPPRTAQGLRTLYKRLKEYAKQELLQQKESLSDYKSYISEPTKKVVEMIPQISSVCLRERSNLPCATPDKKIVATTSSPQSMLEHQPAAITLELDEDEEDVKPPASLIVELQTQESLEQREEEHLVHAMERSPSTSLSSVDIRMLSPSPIPRRDEFFRLETGERFRPACGGYDPQMLQMLKEEHHIILENQRKIGLYIQEKRDGLKRRQQLEEELLRAKIKVEKLKAIRLRRDLPEFNNL is encoded by the exons ATGGTTGGGAAGGCCAGGTCCTCGAATTTTACCTTGTCTGAAAAGCTTGATTTGCTGAAACTTGTCAAGCCGTATGTTAAGATTCTCGAAGAGCACACCAACAAGCACTCGGTCATAGTGGAGAAAAACAAATGCTGGGACATCATAGCTGATAACTACAATGCCATTGGAGCAGACCGCCCTCCTCGCACCGCGCAGGGCCTGCGCACCTTGTACAAGAGGCTCAAGGAATACGCCAAGCAGGAGCTACTGCAGCAAAAAGAGAGCCTTTCCGATTACAAAAGCTACATCTCTGAACCGACCAAGAAAGTTGTGGAGATGATCCCCCAGATTTCCAGCGTGTGCTTGAGGGAGAGGAGCAATCTGCCATG TGCTACACCGGATAAAAAAATAGTTGCTACTACCAGCTCACCGCAGTCAATGTTAGAGCACCAACCTGCTGCTATCACATTGGAGCTGGATGAAGACGAGGAGGATGTCAAGCCACCTGCATCGTTGATTGTAGAGTTACAAACACAGGAGAGCTTAGAGCAAAGAGAAGAAGAACATTTGGTCCATGCAATGGAGAGATCTCCTTCAACTTCCCTGTCTTCTGTGGATATAAGAATGTTGTCTCCATCTCCCATCCCCAGAAGAGATGAATTTTTCAGGCTTGAAACTGGAGAACGATTTAGACCGGCATGTGGGGGATATGATCCCCAGATGTTGCAAATGCTGAAAGAAGAGCATCACATCATTTTGGAAAATCAAAGGAAAATTGGGCTCTATATCCAAGAGAAAAgggatggcttgaaaagaaggCAGCAGCTGGAAGAAGAGCTATTGAGAGCAAAAATTAAAGTAGAAAAGTTAAAAGCGATACGACTACGTCGGGATCTTCCCGAATTCAACAATCTTTGA